The nucleotide window AGGAGTTGCGGCGGGACGGGATCCGGCTGGTGTCGATCGTCGACCCGGCGGTGAAGGCGGAGCCGGGTCAGGCGGTGTACGACGGCGGGCTGGCCGTGGACGCGTTCGTGCGGGACGCCCGGGGCGATCTGGTGCGCGGGGTGGTCTGGCCGGGCGAGACGGTCTTCCCCGACTTCACCGACCCCGCGGTGCGCCGGTGGTGGGGCGGGCTCTACGCGGAGCGGCTGGAGCGCGGGTTCGCCGGGGTGTGGCACGACATGAACGAGCCGACGTCGTTCGCCGCGTTCGGCGAGACGACGCTGCCGCGGTCGGCCCGGCACGCGCTCGACGGGCAGGGCGGTGACCACCGGGCGGCGCACAACGTGTACGGGCTGGCGATGGCGCGGGCCGGCTACGAGGGGCTGCTGCGGCTGCGCCCGAAGGAGCGGCCGTTCCTGTTCTCCCGTTCCGGCTGGGCCGGGATGCAGCGGTACGGGGGAACGTGGTCGGGCGATGTGGCCACCGGCTGGCCGGGGTTGCGCGCCTCGCTGGCGCTGGTGCTGGGGCTGGGGCTGTGCGGGGTGCCGTACTCGGGGCCGGACGTCGGCGGGTTCAGCGCGGATCCGTCGCCGGAGTTGTACGTGCGCTGGTTCCAGCTCGGCGCGTACCTGCCGTTCTTCCGTACCCATTCGGCGCTGGACGGAGGGCGCCGGGAGCCGTGGGAGTTCGGGGCCGAGGCGCTTCGGTGCGCGCGCGAGGCGCTGGCCGGACGCGCCCGGCTGCTGCCGTATCTGTACACGCTGGCGCATCTGGCGCACCGCACGGGGGCGCCGTACGTGCGGCCGGTGTGGTGGCACCAGCCGCAGGACGCCGCGTTGCGGGCGGTCGGGGACGCCTTCCTGCTGGGCGAGGCGTTGCTGGTGGCGCCGGTGCTGGAGCCGGGGGCGACCAGCCGCGCGGTGCGGCTGCCGCGCGGTACGTGGTACGACACGGCGACCGGCGCGGCGCACCGGGGGCCGGGTCAGGTGGTGCTGGCGGCGCCGCTGGACCGGGTGCCGGTGCTGGCCCGGGCGGGGGCGGTGATCCCGGTGGACGGCCCCGGGGACACGGTGGAGCTGGAGGTGTGGGCCCCGGCCCCGGACGCCACCGGGGGCGGGTCGCTCGTCACCGATTCCGGGGACGGCTGGGCGGCGCCGCGGCGTGAGCGCTACGTGTCGCGGTGGCGGGAGGGCGCCGTGGTGGTCGAGCGCGACGGCGCGGTGGTCACCGACCGGGTGGTGCGGGTGCGCGGGGTGGCCGGTTAGGCGTGTTCGTCGGTGGCGGGGACCGGCGGGGCGGGCTGGGCCGGGAGGGGGACGGCTTCGGCGGGCGGGGTGCGGGCGGCGAGGAGGCGTACCAGGGGGTTGACGGAGGCGGTGGCGAGCAGGGCGGTGAGCAGCATGGCGGTGAAGACCTGGGCGTCGATGAGGCCGGCCTGGCGGCCCAGCGAGAGGATGAGCACCTCGCTCAGCCCTCTGCTGTTGACCAGCACCGACAAGGTGGCCGAGGCGTGCGGGGTGAGCCGTAGCAGCCGGGCGGTGAGGTAGGCGCCGGTGAACTTGCCGCCCCAGGCCACGCAGAGGAACGCGGCGCACTCCAGGACGCCGCGCGTCCCCAGCGCCCCGATGTCGACCGAGAGCCCGGCCAGCGCGAAGAACACCGGCAGCAGCAGCGCCCCGGTGTGCCGCAGCGGCTCCTCCACCACGCGGCGCACCCCGGCCGGCAGGTCCCGTGGCATCACCAGGCCGAACAGGAAGGCGCCCAACACGGCGTGCACGCCGAGGCGTTCGGTGGCGCACGCGGACAGCAGGACGCCGCCGGCGGTCACCAGCAACAGCAGCAGCGGGCGTTCGCCGGCCGGGTCCGCGCGGCGCAGGAAGCGGGCGAGCAGCGGGCGCACCCCGGCGAGCATGACCACCGCGTAGCAGGCCGCCGGGGCCAGGGCGCCCAGCAGGTCCGTTGGTCCGGTGCGGTGGGCGGTGGCGAGCAGGACGACCACCGCGGACCAGGCGAAGAGCTCGGTGACCGCGCCGGAGGCGATGGCCATGGCGCCGGCCCGGGTGGCGTGCAGCCCGTTCTCGCCGACGATCCGGGCGAGGACGGCCAGTGCGCTGATGGACATCACCACGCCCATGAAGAGCGCGAAGACCACCGGGGAGGTGGTGCGGCCGGGGGGCGGGGACCAGCGGGTCAGGACGGTGAGGGCGAGGGCGACGGCGAGCAGGAAGGGGACGGCCAGCGAGGCGGCCGTGATGGCGA belongs to Streptantibioticus cattleyicolor NRRL 8057 = DSM 46488 and includes:
- a CDS encoding glycoside hydrolase family 31 protein; amino-acid sequence: MDTRDVLRAVRRAGSPQGWREVRSAWRRARTDARDLPRPGAERARVPGPAGSVEPMPGGGVVHFARSSLLVRVAVGGAVFCGWDGAEPEPSYALADGCPQADARAVLEPDKDGWRVVSERITVVVFRDGAVEFRTPGGVVLRRELPPRWWDRAGRPSRWVQRSRTPADADVFGLGGRPGGPRLDAGTYRLWNTDPAEPFGPGVDPLYITMPVMLVAGGAGCHLVFHDNTWDGRVVLREGERGDGSGHDRPGCCEVRMDGGPLRYWVIAGAPGRVLAGWTALTGRPALPPRWALGYQHARWGFGSEREVRRVVAGYREHGLPLAAVHLDIDHFDGHRVFTVDERAFPRLPALAEELRRDGIRLVSIVDPAVKAEPGQAVYDGGLAVDAFVRDARGDLVRGVVWPGETVFPDFTDPAVRRWWGGLYAERLERGFAGVWHDMNEPTSFAAFGETTLPRSARHALDGQGGDHRAAHNVYGLAMARAGYEGLLRLRPKERPFLFSRSGWAGMQRYGGTWSGDVATGWPGLRASLALVLGLGLCGVPYSGPDVGGFSADPSPELYVRWFQLGAYLPFFRTHSALDGGRREPWEFGAEALRCAREALAGRARLLPYLYTLAHLAHRTGAPYVRPVWWHQPQDAALRAVGDAFLLGEALLVAPVLEPGATSRAVRLPRGTWYDTATGAAHRGPGQVVLAAPLDRVPVLARAGAVIPVDGPGDTVELEVWAPAPDATGGGSLVTDSGDGWAAPRRERYVSRWREGAVVVERDGAVVTDRVVRVRGVAG
- a CDS encoding cation:proton antiporter, producing MKASLSHAAVLAGIAVVLLAGVALTPLRRRLHQPVVVGEIAAGLLLGPSVLGLLPGHLPDRLFPAEARPHLATVAQVGIVLYLFTAGWELDLHLLRGRLRSVLAITAASLAVPFLLAVALALTVLTRWSPPPGRTTSPVVFALFMGVVMSISALAVLARIVGENGLHATRAGAMAIASGAVTELFAWSAVVVLLATAHRTGPTDLLGALAPAACYAVVMLAGVRPLLARFLRRADPAGERPLLLLLVTAGGVLLSACATERLGVHAVLGAFLFGLVMPRDLPAGVRRVVEEPLRHTGALLLPVFFALAGLSVDIGALGTRGVLECAAFLCVAWGGKFTGAYLTARLLRLTPHASATLSVLVNSRGLSEVLILSLGRQAGLIDAQVFTAMLLTALLATASVNPLVRLLAARTPPAEAVPLPAQPAPPVPATDEHA